The Carnobacterium sp. 17-4 genome has a window encoding:
- the recN gene encoding DNA repair protein RecN: MLQELTIKDFAIIQDLNLSFNRGMTVLTGETGAGKSIIIDAVGLLAGGRGSSEFIRHGATKCVLEALFSLEGNSTTYKLLKDYDIDSEEDSVIIQRDIHRSGKNVCRINGRLVTIATLRLIGESIIDIHGQNEHQELMNPERHLSMLDHFGDQELVRLKKNYQETYADYKKVKKAFDKWQNGEQELAQRLDMLQYQTNEIEMAELLDGEEEELLEEKNLLANYQKIMSALSMSYDALQGDEVNGIDLIGNAMTEMNSIEEIDEKYKILSEAISSSYFQLQEAASDILREMDQTAYDEDRLNEIEKRLETIKQLKRKYGESIVEIKMYYEKIAAELNQILNRENHLTNMTKELSSLSKELIKRGNELSEKRRVVAKNIEQAIHEQLKELYMEKVVFEVQFFKPVQDFTSETAHESGFDEVEFYIATNMGEPLKPLARVASGGELSRMMLAMKTIFSKSQGITSIIFDEVDTGVSGRVAQAIANKIYMVAVHSQVLCITHLPQVAAMADNHLYISKSVENDRTKTHVNSLVSLEKIEEIARMLAGTEITKLTLEHAKELTILAETEKQKQKQLS, from the coding sequence GTGCTTCAGGAATTAACAATTAAGGATTTTGCAATCATACAAGATTTGAATCTTAGTTTTAATCGTGGTATGACTGTTTTAACCGGAGAAACAGGGGCAGGGAAATCGATTATTATTGATGCGGTTGGGCTGCTTGCAGGTGGAAGAGGATCCAGTGAATTTATTCGTCATGGTGCAACTAAGTGTGTCCTAGAAGCGTTGTTTTCATTAGAAGGAAATTCCACTACTTATAAGTTACTAAAAGACTATGATATAGACAGTGAAGAAGATAGTGTGATTATTCAGCGAGACATTCATCGTAGTGGTAAAAATGTTTGTCGAATCAACGGTCGTTTAGTAACGATCGCTACCTTGCGTCTAATTGGAGAATCGATTATTGATATTCACGGACAAAATGAACATCAAGAATTAATGAATCCAGAACGTCATTTAAGTATGTTAGATCATTTTGGTGATCAGGAATTAGTGAGATTAAAAAAGAATTATCAAGAAACTTATGCAGACTATAAAAAAGTAAAAAAAGCTTTTGATAAATGGCAAAATGGAGAACAAGAACTAGCACAACGATTAGATATGCTTCAGTACCAAACAAATGAAATTGAAATGGCTGAACTTCTTGATGGTGAGGAAGAAGAGCTGTTAGAAGAAAAAAATTTGTTAGCTAATTATCAAAAAATTATGTCTGCATTATCAATGAGCTATGATGCTTTGCAAGGAGATGAAGTCAATGGAATTGACTTGATTGGAAATGCCATGACTGAAATGAATTCTATTGAAGAAATAGATGAAAAATACAAAATCTTGTCAGAAGCAATTTCAAGTAGTTACTTTCAGCTTCAAGAAGCTGCTAGTGACATTTTAAGAGAAATGGATCAAACAGCATATGATGAGGATCGCCTTAATGAAATTGAAAAAAGACTTGAAACCATCAAACAATTAAAACGTAAATATGGCGAGTCTATTGTAGAAATCAAGATGTATTATGAAAAAATTGCAGCAGAATTAAATCAAATTTTAAATCGTGAAAATCACCTGACGAATATGACAAAAGAGTTATCCAGTTTATCGAAAGAATTGATTAAGCGAGGTAACGAACTTTCTGAAAAACGTAGAGTGGTAGCCAAAAATATTGAACAAGCCATTCATGAACAGTTAAAAGAATTGTATATGGAAAAAGTGGTATTTGAAGTTCAATTTTTTAAACCGGTTCAAGATTTTACGAGTGAAACTGCACACGAGTCTGGCTTTGATGAGGTAGAATTCTATATTGCTACAAATATGGGTGAACCGTTAAAACCTTTGGCTAGGGTAGCCTCTGGAGGAGAATTATCTCGTATGATGTTAGCGATGAAAACCATTTTTTCTAAATCTCAGGGTATTACTAGTATTATATTTGATGAGGTAGATACCGGTGTCAGCGGACGAGTCGCTCAAGCGATTGCAAATAAGATTTATATGGTAGCTGTTCATTCGCAAGTCCTCTGCATTACGCATTTGCCTCAAGTAGCTGCGATGGCAGATAACCATTTATATATTTCAAAAAGTGTGGAAAATGATCGTACAAAAACGCATGTCAATTCTTTAGTGTCTTTAGAAAAAATTGAAGAAATTGCCCGTATGTTAGCAGGTACTGAAATCACAAAATTGACTTTAGAACATGCTAAAGAATTAACTATTTTAGCTGAAACAGAAAAACAAAAGCAAAAGCAATTGAGTTAA
- the msrA gene encoding peptide-methionine (S)-S-oxide reductase MsrA codes for MTNFDRQSNSIQTATFSMGCFWGPDSRFGHLPGVIRTRVGYAGGALPNPTYRSIGDHSETLEIDFDPEVISYSDILNLFWDSHDAVKDRNYKGRQYLSIVFYHNAEQQKTANQVKNNWEKKYNKQIQTEFLPYTHFYRAEDHHQKYFMKRYPKALEAVSNLFPTYTDYVDSTIAARLNGFVREYGLLTNIKKELEFWGLSDNEKNILEKLLATIRW; via the coding sequence ATGACAAATTTTGATAGACAATCGAATAGCATTCAAACCGCTACTTTTAGTATGGGATGCTTTTGGGGACCTGATAGTCGTTTTGGTCATCTTCCTGGTGTCATTCGAACACGCGTAGGTTATGCTGGCGGTGCTTTACCTAATCCTACCTATAGATCCATTGGAGACCATTCTGAGACGCTAGAGATTGATTTTGATCCTGAGGTTATTAGTTATTCAGATATTTTAAATTTATTTTGGGACAGTCATGATGCTGTTAAAGACCGCAACTATAAGGGGCGCCAGTATCTTTCAATTGTGTTTTATCATAATGCTGAACAACAAAAGACTGCTAATCAGGTCAAAAATAACTGGGAAAAGAAATACAATAAACAAATACAGACTGAATTTCTCCCATACACTCACTTTTATCGAGCAGAAGATCACCATCAAAAATATTTTATGAAACGTTACCCTAAAGCTCTTGAGGCAGTAAGCAATCTTTTTCCAACCTATACTGACTATGTTGATTCAACTATTGCTGCACGTCTGAATGGTTTTGTTCGAGAATACGGTCTTTTAACTAATATCAAAAAAGAACTCGAATTTTGGGGATTGAGTGACAATGAAAAAAACATTTTAGAGAAGCTGCTTGCAACTATTCGGTGGTAA
- a CDS encoding DUF4044 domain-containing protein yields the protein MKVGDYLVATKNKKSVSKTQRFTKVFVWIMLIAMLSTAFLTLISTLITIN from the coding sequence ATGAAAGTGGGGGATTACCTCGTGGCTACAAAAAACAAAAAATCAGTCTCTAAAACACAACGCTTCACTAAAGTGTTTGTCTGGATTATGCTAATCGCAATGTTAAGCACAGCATTTCTAACGCTTATTTCCACACTAATTACTATTAATTAA
- a CDS encoding magnesium transporter CorA family protein — MIHSYYTTTKGEVIHDTEFTHVEWLHLSNPTPDEINRVVKHFGFPKDYLSSVLDPDEVSRHENLELDESESSSLAMFLYPLKISSNPNDSEYVTRPLAVIMTSKTVITAAVHTPDFISKMIENKPNFPISSTNQENFLLDIAWHISSDYITYLKDINAKIEKLEDTITKTSKNRQLFVLMSLQKSLVYFSTAIESNHPIFKRLKAIERFNTNKNILSFLHDVVIENQQAEAMIRQSNKMLEQISAIFSSVISNNLNNIMKVLTSITIVLTIPNIIGALWGMNVTLPFEDTPGAFWILCFISLAICVLTVWILRKKDYF, encoded by the coding sequence ATGATTCATTCTTATTATACAACAACCAAAGGTGAAGTTATCCATGACACTGAATTTACTCATGTGGAATGGCTGCACCTATCTAATCCAACACCTGATGAAATCAATCGAGTAGTTAAACATTTTGGATTTCCAAAAGACTACCTTTCTAGTGTTTTGGATCCAGATGAGGTTTCAAGACATGAAAATTTAGAATTAGATGAAAGCGAGAGTTCTTCATTGGCTATGTTTCTTTATCCATTAAAAATATCGAGTAACCCAAATGATAGTGAATATGTTACCAGACCTTTAGCTGTTATTATGACATCGAAAACCGTTATTACAGCTGCGGTTCATACACCTGATTTTATTTCAAAAATGATTGAGAATAAACCGAATTTCCCAATATCTAGTACAAATCAAGAAAATTTTTTGTTAGATATCGCTTGGCACATTTCTTCTGATTACATTACTTACTTAAAAGATATCAATGCTAAAATAGAAAAATTAGAAGACACCATTACAAAGACTTCTAAAAACCGCCAGTTATTTGTCTTAATGTCTCTACAAAAAAGTTTAGTTTATTTTAGTACTGCCATTGAAAGTAATCACCCGATTTTCAAACGTTTAAAAGCTATTGAGCGTTTTAATACAAATAAAAATATTCTTTCCTTTTTACATGACGTTGTTATTGAAAATCAACAAGCCGAAGCAATGATTCGCCAGTCTAATAAAATGTTGGAACAAATCAGTGCTATCTTTTCTTCAGTTATTTCAAACAATTTAAATAATATTATGAAAGTATTAACATCCATCACCATTGTTTTGACTATCCCAAATATTATCGGAGCGCTTTGGGGTATGAATGTGACACTCCCATTTGAAGACACTCCAGGTGCTTTTTGGATACTTTGCTTCATCAGTCTTGCAATATGCGTATTAACCGTTTGGATATTGAGAAAAAAAGATTATTTTTAA
- the gndA gene encoding NADP-dependent phosphogluconate dehydrogenase — MSKQQIGVVGMAVMGKNLALNIESRGYSVSVYNRTTSKTEAVIAENPGKKLVLTRTVEEFVDSLEKPRRILLMVQAGKGTDATIQSLLPHLDEGDVLIDGGNTFFKDTIRRSEELAESGVNFIGTGVSGGEEGALKGPAIMPGGQKEAYDLVAPILEQIAAVAEDGEACVTYIGPNGAGHYVKMVHNGIEYGDMQLIAESYHLLRNVAGLSVEEIAEVFAEWNKGELDSFLIEITATALTKKDPETGKPMVDIILDRAGNKGTGKWTSQSALDLGVPLPLITESVFARYISALKEERVEASKVLPKPASYSFEGEKAELVEKIRQALYFSKIMSYAQGFAQMRTASEEYDWNLQYGEIAKIFRAGCIIRARFLQKITDAYDRKADLKNLMLDDYFMDITKNYQDSVRDVIGIAVKSGVPIPTFSSAIAYYDSYRTADLPANIIQAQRDYFGAHTYERTDKAGTFHFDWYGNEGEEQL, encoded by the coding sequence ATGAGTAAGCAACAAATTGGTGTAGTTGGAATGGCTGTCATGGGGAAAAATTTGGCTTTAAACATTGAAAGCAGAGGATATTCCGTGTCAGTTTATAACCGTACGACATCTAAAACAGAAGCAGTTATTGCAGAAAATCCAGGTAAAAAATTAGTATTGACTCGCACAGTTGAAGAATTTGTGGATTCTCTTGAAAAACCAAGACGTATTTTGTTAATGGTACAAGCAGGTAAAGGAACGGATGCAACCATCCAATCTTTATTGCCGCATCTTGATGAAGGAGATGTATTGATTGATGGAGGAAATACCTTCTTTAAAGATACAATTCGCCGTAGTGAAGAGTTAGCAGAATCAGGTGTGAACTTTATTGGAACAGGTGTTTCTGGTGGAGAAGAGGGTGCACTTAAAGGACCGGCTATTATGCCTGGTGGGCAAAAAGAAGCTTACGATCTTGTTGCACCTATCCTTGAACAAATTGCTGCTGTAGCTGAAGATGGTGAAGCTTGTGTTACTTACATTGGACCAAATGGAGCAGGACATTACGTTAAAATGGTTCATAATGGTATTGAGTATGGCGATATGCAATTGATTGCTGAATCTTATCACTTGTTGCGTAACGTTGCAGGTTTATCAGTTGAAGAAATTGCTGAAGTATTTGCTGAATGGAACAAAGGCGAATTAGATAGTTTCTTAATTGAAATCACAGCAACAGCTTTAACTAAAAAAGATCCTGAAACAGGCAAACCAATGGTTGATATCATTTTAGACCGTGCTGGTAATAAGGGTACTGGTAAATGGACATCGCAAAGTGCATTAGATCTAGGTGTGCCACTTCCATTAATCACAGAATCTGTTTTCGCACGTTATATTTCAGCTTTAAAAGAAGAACGTGTTGAAGCAAGCAAAGTTTTACCCAAACCTGCTAGTTATTCATTTGAAGGCGAAAAAGCTGAATTAGTCGAAAAAATTAGACAAGCTTTATACTTCAGTAAAATTATGAGTTATGCTCAAGGATTTGCACAAATGCGTACAGCTAGTGAGGAGTATGATTGGAATTTACAATACGGTGAAATAGCTAAAATTTTCCGTGCCGGTTGTATTATTCGTGCTCGATTCTTGCAAAAAATCACAGATGCTTATGATCGCAAAGCAGATCTTAAAAACTTGATGTTGGACGATTACTTTATGGATATCACAAAAAATTACCAAGACTCTGTTCGTGATGTGATTGGTATTGCTGTTAAATCAGGTGTACCTATCCCAACATTCTCTTCAGCAATTGCTTATTATGATTCATATCGTACTGCTGATCTGCCTGCAAATATCATTCAAGCACAACGTGATTATTTCGGAGCACACACTTACGAAAGAACAGATAAAGCTGGAACCTTCCACTTTGACTGGTATGGAAATGAAGGAGAAGAACAACTGTAA
- a CDS encoding response regulator transcription factor, producing the protein MNKILIIEDEKNLARFVELELKHEGYATEVRYNGRTGLEAAVAEDAHWDVILLDLMLPELNGIDVCRRIRQVSNVPIIMMTARDSVIDRVSGLDHGADDYIVKPFAIEELLARLRALFRRIEIESEQNITKQTTVTYRDLTVEKENRVVRRGDEVIELTKREYELLLELMENVNVVLARDVLLNKVWGYETEVETNVVDVYIRYLRNKIDVPNVDSYIQTVRGTGYVMRS; encoded by the coding sequence ATGAACAAAATTTTAATTATTGAAGATGAAAAAAATCTGGCTCGTTTTGTAGAACTAGAATTAAAACATGAAGGCTACGCAACAGAGGTTCGTTACAACGGACGTACAGGATTAGAAGCTGCAGTTGCAGAAGACGCACATTGGGATGTTATTTTATTAGACTTAATGCTACCAGAATTAAATGGAATAGATGTTTGTCGTCGTATTAGACAAGTAAGTAATGTGCCTATTATTATGATGACTGCTAGAGACTCAGTTATTGACCGCGTATCTGGATTAGATCATGGTGCAGATGACTATATTGTTAAACCATTCGCTATTGAAGAATTACTCGCACGTTTACGCGCGTTATTCCGCCGTATTGAAATTGAAAGCGAACAAAATATCACAAAACAAACAACAGTTACGTATAGAGATTTAACGGTTGAAAAAGAAAACCGTGTCGTACGTCGTGGTGATGAAGTTATTGAATTAACGAAGCGTGAATATGAATTATTGCTAGAGTTAATGGAAAATGTGAACGTTGTTTTAGCTCGTGATGTATTATTGAATAAAGTTTGGGGATACGAAACTGAAGTTGAAACAAATGTTGTAGATGTATATATTCGTTACCTAAGAAATAAAATTGACGTTCCGAATGTTGACAGCTACATTCAAACCGTTCGCGGGACAGGTTATGTGATGCGTTCGTGA
- a CDS encoding sensor histidine kinase codes for MRFSFYDKNKEGKKRKRLSLKWKWTIGATLAIFLTFSIFSIAIFVGFRQIMFTQEEENFREVLFSSTSRLVDENKITDSDSSALSKATVYSAFNPSYFPDIMELNGEYDQRNTTFEDSGNYEDTLYAKMNEEDVIVRVYTPTSRLLFESKLGDFSFEESSEPVIKMIEVNGEEGYYGVAPVISDETQQIIGYVQVIDGMSDYHNMIEVTFISLVAMSSAALIFSGILGYFLASNFLKPIKNITKTMNDLRQDTQSTSRIEVVEGNDELDHLSIVFNDMLDKMQKYIEQQKQFVEDVSHELRTPVAVMEGHLKLLDRWGKNDPEILDESLSASLQEITRMKSLVQEMLDLSRAEQVEIHYKNEKTAIKPIIQQTYNNFKMIHPEFVFNLDDDIKEEVYVSIYRNHIEQILIILLDNAVKYSTERREVHISVSNDDREVQIAIQDFGEGMTPEDAEKIFNRFYRIDKARSRHKGGNGLGLAIARELLSGYNGTITVESVLDYGSIFRITLPIYKDEV; via the coding sequence GTGAGATTCTCGTTCTATGACAAAAATAAGGAAGGAAAGAAAAGAAAACGATTATCCTTAAAATGGAAATGGACTATTGGAGCTACACTTGCAATATTCTTAACGTTTTCGATTTTTTCTATTGCTATTTTTGTAGGTTTTAGACAAATTATGTTCACACAAGAGGAAGAAAATTTTAGAGAAGTCTTATTTTCATCAACTAGTCGACTAGTTGATGAAAATAAAATAACAGATAGCGATTCCTCAGCTTTATCAAAGGCAACGGTTTACTCTGCATTTAATCCCTCTTACTTTCCAGATATTATGGAGCTAAATGGGGAATATGATCAGAGAAATACAACCTTTGAAGATTCTGGAAATTACGAAGATACCTTATATGCCAAAATGAATGAAGAAGATGTCATCGTAAGAGTGTATACTCCAACATCGCGTTTGCTTTTTGAATCAAAATTAGGCGATTTTTCTTTTGAAGAAAGCTCGGAACCCGTTATTAAGATGATCGAAGTAAATGGTGAAGAGGGCTATTATGGAGTTGCGCCTGTTATTTCTGACGAGACACAACAAATCATTGGATATGTACAAGTTATAGATGGGATGTCAGATTACCATAATATGATAGAGGTCACGTTTATTAGTTTAGTAGCTATGAGTTCTGCTGCGCTTATTTTTAGTGGTATTCTAGGTTACTTCTTGGCATCTAATTTTTTGAAGCCGATAAAAAACATTACAAAAACAATGAATGATCTTCGACAAGATACGCAATCGACTTCTAGAATTGAAGTAGTTGAAGGAAACGATGAATTGGATCATCTATCCATTGTATTTAATGACATGCTGGACAAGATGCAAAAGTATATTGAGCAACAGAAACAATTCGTTGAAGATGTTTCTCATGAATTAAGAACACCAGTTGCTGTGATGGAAGGTCATTTGAAGCTGTTAGATCGCTGGGGTAAAAATGATCCTGAGATCCTAGATGAATCGCTTTCTGCTTCATTGCAAGAAATTACAAGGATGAAAAGTTTGGTTCAAGAAATGTTAGATTTATCTAGAGCTGAGCAAGTAGAAATCCATTATAAAAATGAAAAAACGGCTATAAAACCGATTATTCAACAAACTTATAATAATTTTAAAATGATTCATCCAGAATTTGTTTTTAATTTGGACGATGATATTAAAGAAGAGGTATATGTTTCCATTTACCGAAATCATATCGAACAAATCTTGATTATTTTACTGGATAATGCAGTGAAATATTCTACTGAACGTAGAGAAGTCCATATATCAGTTTCAAATGATGATCGAGAAGTCCAAATTGCCATTCAAGATTTTGGTGAAGGGATGACTCCAGAAGACGCTGAAAAGATTTTTAATCGTTTTTATCGTATTGACAAAGCACGTAGCAGACATAAAGGCGGAAACGGTCTTGGTCTAGCGATAGCAAGAGAATTATTAAGTGGATACAATGGCACAATTACTGTAGAAAGTGTTTTAGACTATGGTTCAATATTTAGAATCACATTGCCTATCTATAAAGATGAAGTATAA
- the yidC gene encoding membrane protein insertase YidC has translation MKNFKKLLLSGTLLSVMVFLSGCMGHDSDGNPSGFIYEFLVVPTQQVIIQLAELLGGSYGLAIIVITLVVRLIILPLNLSQSKKSIIQQEKMALIKPEMEEVQKKQKSAVTAEEKAAAQQELMSLYKDNNMSMLGGIGCLPLLIQMPIFTAMFQAINLSKEIGNSTFLGFSLGDQNIALAIAAGAVYFVQSYVSMIGLPDEQKKQMRTMMYVSPIMILMVSFTSPAGLGLYWFVGGIFAVFQTLITNFIYKPRIKAQVEAEAKKRPVKPKRTIKQAEPVAQQSKVLNQPSNKMNGRGRNAGKQQKNR, from the coding sequence ATGAAAAATTTTAAGAAATTACTTTTATCAGGAACGCTATTAAGCGTTATGGTTTTTTTGTCTGGTTGTATGGGTCATGATTCAGATGGAAATCCTAGTGGTTTTATTTACGAATTTCTAGTGGTTCCAACGCAACAAGTGATCATTCAACTTGCTGAATTATTAGGAGGTAGTTATGGACTAGCTATTATTGTCATTACATTAGTTGTCCGCTTAATTATTTTACCTTTAAATTTAAGCCAGTCAAAAAAATCCATTATCCAACAAGAAAAAATGGCCTTAATCAAACCAGAAATGGAAGAAGTTCAGAAGAAACAAAAATCTGCTGTTACAGCTGAAGAAAAAGCTGCTGCTCAACAAGAACTCATGAGTCTCTATAAAGATAACAACATGAGTATGTTAGGTGGTATCGGATGTTTACCATTGTTGATTCAAATGCCGATATTTACAGCTATGTTCCAAGCAATCAATTTGTCTAAAGAAATAGGAAATAGTACATTCTTAGGCTTTAGTTTAGGAGATCAAAATATTGCTCTTGCTATCGCAGCCGGTGCTGTCTATTTTGTTCAATCTTATGTCTCAATGATCGGACTTCCTGATGAACAAAAGAAACAGATGCGTACAATGATGTATGTTAGTCCAATTATGATCTTAATGGTTTCATTTACATCACCTGCTGGATTAGGGTTGTATTGGTTTGTTGGAGGAATTTTTGCAGTCTTCCAAACACTTATTACTAATTTTATCTATAAACCTAGAATCAAGGCACAAGTTGAAGCAGAAGCTAAAAAACGTCCTGTTAAACCAAAACGGACGATTAAACAAGCTGAACCTGTTGCACAACAATCTAAAGTTCTAAATCAGCCTTCAAATAAAATGAATGGCCGCGGTAGAAATGCCGGCAAACAACAAAAAAATCGTTAA
- a CDS encoding acylphosphatase, whose product MSSFFSVIKEFLFPANKPIESSMDNNSNGGISMKKVSIRVAGLVQGVGFRYSTKLVADQIGVYGIVRNESDGSVYIEANGDEEKIDKFIEKIRNSPSPSGQVDSITVEELSSLPVRDKFIISN is encoded by the coding sequence ATGAGTTCTTTTTTTTCAGTAATCAAAGAGTTTCTTTTTCCAGCAAATAAACCAATAGAATCTTCAATGGATAACAACAGTAATGGAGGGATTTCTATGAAAAAAGTTTCGATCCGTGTAGCAGGTCTTGTTCAAGGAGTTGGCTTTCGTTATTCAACTAAATTAGTAGCTGATCAAATCGGTGTCTACGGCATTGTTCGTAATGAATCAGATGGAAGCGTTTATATAGAAGCTAATGGCGATGAAGAAAAAATAGACAAATTTATAGAAAAAATAAGAAATTCCCCTTCGCCCAGTGGGCAAGTTGATTCTATAACTGTAGAAGAACTTTCATCTTTGCCTGTTAGAGATAAGTTCATAATAAGCAATTGA
- a CDS encoding DNA topoisomerase 3, whose translation MKTLIIAEKPSVGKEIARVLGATQKSKTHIEGKDVIVTWALGHLLGLKMPEDYKAEWATWDLNALPLIPEKMTTKPLTNTRGQLKAIKQLANRKDIGSAVIATDAGREGELVARWILEYVNFNKPVKRLWISSQTDKAIKDGFNQLQPSKKYDTLYDSAVARSEADWLIGLNVTRALTVKYQDNLSAGRVQTPTLAMVRKQEAKIQSFVPETFYTVQLTVDGKKAVLQEGAPRKFNDREKAEALVSSLKDKPITVVDIKEKQSVQQAPMPYDLTELQREANQRYQFSAKKTLSLMQTLYERHKVLSYPRTDSKYLTQDMVGTLKERVMAIQGFAPEEAKGILKRGAQVTQKGVFNTAKVTDHHGIIPTEERPRPEKMEADELKIYRMVVERFIGLFLPAYKVSKTTIVFSAADVLFSLQQETVLEKGWKKDVPKQSENVYKLNEQLMRTAYTIQKQLTEAPTRLSEGTLLQNMEKNGLGTPATRAEIIEKLISSELMERNQNKLSTTPKGQQLLTLVNPALVTPELTSKWEKSLEEISNGGLKKEDFLKNIKQETARLVTEIKTSTQTYKDHALTSKICPECGELLKERSGRDWKLLICSSSTCSYKRRKDPKVSNHRCAQCHRKMEIHEGKNGNYFKCKYCNITEKLEGKSSKKPSKHETKKLMQKINNQQEEVESPLALAMKAAMAKKE comes from the coding sequence ATGAAGACATTAATTATTGCCGAAAAACCAAGTGTAGGAAAAGAAATTGCACGAGTATTAGGAGCAACTCAAAAAAGTAAGACACACATTGAAGGAAAAGATGTTATTGTAACGTGGGCATTAGGCCATTTATTGGGGTTGAAAATGCCAGAAGATTATAAAGCAGAGTGGGCAACATGGGACTTAAATGCCTTACCGCTTATTCCAGAAAAAATGACAACTAAGCCGTTAACGAATACTAGAGGCCAATTAAAAGCAATCAAACAGCTGGCTAATCGAAAAGACATTGGTTCAGCAGTGATTGCGACGGATGCCGGACGTGAAGGAGAATTGGTCGCAAGATGGATACTAGAGTATGTAAATTTTAATAAACCAGTAAAAAGGCTGTGGATCTCATCGCAAACCGATAAGGCTATTAAAGATGGCTTTAATCAATTGCAACCAAGCAAAAAATACGATACATTATACGATTCTGCAGTTGCACGTTCAGAAGCAGATTGGCTAATTGGTTTAAACGTTACTAGAGCATTGACTGTAAAGTATCAAGATAATTTATCAGCTGGACGAGTACAAACACCTACATTAGCCATGGTACGTAAGCAAGAAGCAAAAATACAGTCTTTCGTTCCAGAAACTTTTTATACGGTGCAATTGACAGTTGATGGAAAAAAAGCTGTGTTGCAAGAAGGTGCTCCCCGTAAGTTCAATGACCGAGAAAAAGCTGAGGCCTTAGTGTCTTCGTTAAAAGACAAACCAATAACAGTTGTGGATATAAAAGAAAAGCAGTCAGTTCAACAAGCGCCAATGCCATATGATTTAACAGAACTTCAACGCGAAGCTAACCAACGCTACCAATTTTCAGCAAAGAAAACACTTAGTTTGATGCAGACCTTATATGAACGTCATAAAGTGCTATCTTATCCAAGAACAGATTCAAAATATTTGACTCAAGACATGGTAGGAACTTTGAAAGAACGAGTTATGGCAATTCAAGGATTTGCTCCTGAAGAAGCTAAAGGGATTTTGAAAAGAGGAGCTCAAGTAACTCAAAAAGGTGTTTTTAATACTGCTAAAGTGACAGATCACCATGGTATTATTCCTACGGAAGAACGCCCGCGTCCAGAAAAAATGGAAGCAGACGAGTTGAAAATTTATCGCATGGTTGTGGAACGTTTTATTGGACTATTTTTACCAGCTTATAAAGTCTCTAAGACAACGATTGTTTTTTCAGCAGCAGATGTCTTATTTAGTCTACAACAAGAAACAGTACTTGAAAAAGGGTGGAAAAAGGACGTTCCGAAACAATCAGAAAATGTGTATAAACTAAACGAACAACTAATGCGTACAGCTTATACCATTCAAAAACAGTTGACTGAAGCTCCAACACGATTGTCTGAAGGCACCTTGCTACAAAATATGGAAAAGAATGGGTTAGGAACACCTGCAACTCGTGCTGAGATTATTGAAAAACTGATTAGCAGCGAGTTAATGGAACGAAACCAAAATAAACTAAGCACCACACCTAAAGGGCAGCAGTTGCTAACGTTAGTAAACCCTGCACTAGTGACTCCTGAGCTAACAAGTAAATGGGAGAAGTCGTTGGAAGAAATTTCAAATGGTGGTTTAAAAAAAGAGGATTTCTTAAAGAACATAAAGCAGGAAACTGCTCGCTTAGTGACAGAAATTAAAACGAGTACGCAAACGTATAAAGATCATGCATTAACCAGCAAAATCTGTCCTGAATGTGGTGAATTGTTGAAAGAACGAAGCGGCCGTGATTGGAAATTACTCATTTGTAGCAGTTCGACTTGTTCGTACAAACGTAGAAAAGATCCGAAAGTATCTAATCACCGTTGTGCACAGTGCCATCGGAAAATGGAAATCCATGAAGGTAAAAATGGAAATTATTTTAAGTGCAAATATTGTAACATTACTGAAAAATTAGAAGGAAAAAGTAGTAAGAAACCTAGCAAACACGAAACAAAGAAATTAATGCAAAAAATAAACAATCAACAAGAAGAAGTAGAAAGTCCGTTGGCATTAGCCATGAAAGCTGCGATGGCAAAAAAAGAGTAA